A genomic segment from Actinomadura hallensis encodes:
- a CDS encoding glycosyltransferase has translation MRTRRDGPVLLEIVVPAYNEADRLPEGLGQLCDKLAGLPVRAEVIVVDNASTDGTADIVRAWEGPVPVRLVSCERRGKGAAVRAGLLETSAPYVGFMDADMATDLAALDEAIVLLREGRPVVVGSRRHGRSVVEAYSLPLRRLGAITFNWIVRDLVGGIADTQCGFKFFDGPLAREAAADLRTAGFAFDVELLAHCVRRGASVTAIPVVWRDRPGSTFSVRRHSVQCMLDLVRIRARAGFRLPAVPAAPVTPVVRAMHSEAEPWPVSKAVPITLEKGLPSTSTAQSG, from the coding sequence ATGAGGACCCGGCGAGACGGCCCCGTCCTCCTGGAGATCGTCGTCCCGGCCTACAACGAGGCGGACCGGCTCCCCGAGGGCCTGGGCCAGCTGTGCGACAAGCTCGCCGGACTGCCGGTGCGCGCCGAGGTCATCGTCGTCGACAACGCCAGCACCGACGGCACCGCCGACATCGTCCGGGCCTGGGAGGGACCCGTGCCGGTGCGGCTGGTGAGCTGCGAGCGTCGCGGGAAGGGGGCCGCGGTCCGCGCGGGCCTGCTGGAGACGAGCGCCCCCTACGTGGGGTTCATGGACGCCGACATGGCGACAGACCTCGCAGCGTTGGACGAAGCCATCGTCCTGCTGCGCGAGGGCCGCCCGGTCGTGGTGGGGTCAAGGCGCCACGGTCGGTCGGTCGTCGAGGCCTACTCGCTGCCCCTCAGGCGGCTCGGCGCCATCACCTTCAACTGGATCGTCCGCGACCTCGTGGGCGGCATCGCCGACACCCAGTGCGGGTTCAAGTTCTTCGACGGGCCGCTGGCCCGCGAGGCGGCGGCCGACCTGCGGACGGCGGGCTTCGCGTTCGACGTCGAGCTCCTCGCCCACTGCGTGCGGCGGGGAGCGTCGGTGACGGCCATCCCGGTGGTGTGGCGGGACCGTCCCGGCTCGACGTTCTCGGTGCGGCGGCACTCGGTGCAGTGCATGCTCGACCTCGTCCGCATCCGCGCGCGCGCCGGTTTCCGGTTGCCCGCCGTGCCTGCGGCTCCGGTCACCCCGGTCGTCCGGGCGATGCACTCCGAAGCGGAGCCCTGGCCGGTGTCCAAAGCGGTGCCCATCACCCTGGAGAAAGGGCTGCCGTCCACGTCCACCGCCCAGTCGGGATGA
- a CDS encoding glycosyltransferase family 4 protein, translating to MNETFPDRSATPADPDATSGIGSSDPGAASAHLRLAIVNWRDPWHPAAGGAERYAWELARRFAAQGDRVHYVTCRAPGQKRRERVEDVEFVRLGGRFTVYPLVLLWMLARRLGRPSRSRARSFDAVIDCQNGIPFFTPWVLPRRVPVYCVIHHVHDAQFGLYFPRWLAWLGRVLEGPVSRWTYRRHAFVVVSQSTLRAVRERLKWTGPAHVVPNGTTVAEPGVAPGPAGDPDLVCVTRLVPHKRLDLLLDLAQRLAERRPGLRLHIVGDGPDAPALAAAVAERGLGGVVVAHGYVPEETKAALVARADLHLSTSQGEGWGLSVIEAAALGVPTVAHNVDGLRDAVRDTVTGWLVHPGEDQADVVERALKELDDPARRAEIAAACRDWAGRFDWARTAGRMRDLVLAGGTAGGGAAPPSPPPRPAGAGDRPRADRRYGDGHPG from the coding sequence ATGAACGAGACCTTCCCCGACCGAAGCGCAACCCCCGCGGACCCTGACGCGACCTCAGGAATCGGCTCCTCCGACCCCGGCGCGGCCTCCGCGCACCTCCGGCTGGCCATCGTCAACTGGAGGGACCCCTGGCATCCCGCCGCCGGCGGAGCCGAGCGCTACGCGTGGGAGCTCGCGCGCAGGTTCGCCGCTCAGGGCGACCGCGTCCACTACGTGACGTGCAGGGCGCCCGGGCAGAAGCGCCGGGAAAGGGTCGAGGACGTGGAGTTCGTGCGCCTCGGCGGCCGCTTCACCGTCTACCCCTTGGTCCTGCTGTGGATGCTGGCCCGCCGCCTGGGCCGGCCGTCGCGGAGCCGGGCCCGCTCGTTCGACGCGGTCATCGACTGCCAGAACGGCATCCCGTTCTTCACCCCCTGGGTGTTGCCCCGCCGCGTGCCGGTGTACTGCGTCATCCACCATGTCCACGACGCCCAGTTCGGCTTGTACTTCCCACGGTGGCTGGCCTGGCTCGGCCGCGTGCTGGAAGGCCCGGTGAGCCGGTGGACGTACCGCCGGCACGCGTTCGTCGTGGTCTCGCAGTCCACGCTGCGCGCCGTGAGGGAACGGCTGAAGTGGACGGGCCCGGCCCACGTCGTCCCCAACGGGACGACGGTCGCCGAGCCCGGCGTGGCCCCCGGCCCCGCCGGTGACCCGGACCTGGTCTGCGTGACCCGGCTCGTCCCGCACAAGCGCCTCGACCTGCTCCTCGACCTCGCGCAGCGGCTCGCGGAGCGGCGCCCTGGACTGCGGCTGCACATCGTCGGCGACGGGCCGGACGCGCCCGCGCTGGCCGCCGCCGTCGCCGAACGCGGCCTCGGCGGCGTCGTCGTCGCCCACGGCTACGTGCCCGAGGAGACCAAGGCCGCGCTGGTCGCCCGCGCCGACCTGCACCTCAGCACGTCGCAGGGCGAGGGCTGGGGGCTCAGCGTGATCGAGGCCGCCGCGCTCGGCGTCCCGACCGTCGCCCACAATGTGGACGGGCTGCGCGACGCCGTCCGCGACACGGTCACCGGGTGGCTCGTCCACCCCGGCGAGGACCAGGCCGACGTCGTCGAGCGGGCCCTCAAGGAACTCGACGACCCCGCGCGCCGCGCGGAGATCGCCGCCGCCTGCCGGGACTGGGCCGGCCGGTTCGACTGGGCGCGCACGGCCGGGCGCATGCGCGACCTCGTCCTCGCGGGCGGGACCGCCGGGGGCGGTGCCGCCCCGCCGTCCCCGCCGCCGCGTCCCGCCGGCGCGGGCGACCGCCCGCGCGCGGACCGGCGGTACGGTGACGGGCACCCGGGTTGA